The following proteins come from a genomic window of Phacochoerus africanus isolate WHEZ1 chromosome 9, ROS_Pafr_v1, whole genome shotgun sequence:
- the ZNF311 gene encoding zinc finger protein 311 produces the protein MPMREKLREENESCEKVTFGKVKNQKVFRRNFNPNSKCSPYRVLTEQKLHECAICGKNFIWHPDLILHEQIHPHEKPYVCNVCGKAFKTPNQLSMHQIIHTGKKPFDCSQCGKAFNSRSSLCRHKKTHSGEKPYQCSDCGKAFKTRNRLRMHQMIHTGEKPYECNICGKAFQFKHSLIVHGRSHTGEKPYACEECGKAFSGSSDLIKHTRIHTGERPYECSECGRAFSRSSDLSKHKRIHIQGKHYGCPQCGKAFSSKPELTKHRRIHTEEKPYKCKECGKAFRHNCKCRAHEREHTGEKPYGCGDCGKTFQDRHCLTIHQRIHTGEKPYKCAECGRAFSGKSNLTNHQRIHTGEKPYKCEVCGKAFHHSSVLRQHKRIHTGEKPYTCSECGISFRQRSALIGHQRVHTGEKPYECEECGKVFRVSSNLTGHKKRKHRVWKTPKLDESRKSLFPATGSQTFLLVNILSSNTCK, from the coding sequence ATGCCTATGAGGGAGAAActgagagaagagaatgaaagctGTGAAAAAGTGACCTTTGGGAAAGTAAAGAACCAAAAGGTATTTAGGAGAAACTTCAATCCAAACTCAAAATGTAGTCCATATAGAGTTcttacagaacagaaactccATGAATGTGCCATATGTGGCAAAAACTTCATTTGGCATCCTGACCTAATTCTCCATGAGCAAATTCATCCTCATGAGAAACCCTATGTGTGTAATGTGTGTGGGAAAGCGTTTAAGACCCCAAATCAGCTTTCTATGCACCAGATAATCCACACAGGGAAGAAACCCTTTGATTGTAGCcaatgtgggaaggcctttaaTAGTAGATCATCTCTTTGCCGacataaaaaaacccacagtggGGAGAAGCCTTACCAGTGTAGTGACTGTGGGAAGGCCTTCAAGACCAGAAACCGTCTCAGGATGCATCAGATGatccacactggggagaagcctTATGAATGCAATATCTGTGGGAAGGCCTTTCAGTTTAAGCATTCCCTTATCGTCCATGGCAGAAGTCACACTGGGGAGAAACCCTATGCATGCGAAGAgtgtgggaaggctttcagcggGAGTTCAGACCTCATCAAACACACAAGAATCCACACTGGGGAGCGACCTTATGAGTGCAGTGAGTGTGGGAGGGCCTTCAGCAGGAGCTCAGACCTAAGCAAACACAAAAGAATCCACATTCAGGGGAAACACTATGGGTGCCCtcagtgtgggaaagccttcagcaGCAAGCCAGAGCTGACCAAACATAGAAGAATCCACACTGAAGAGAAGCCTTACAAGTGTAAGGAGTGTGGAAAAGCCTTTCGTCACAACTGTAAATGCAGGGCTCATGAACGAGAAcacactggggagaagccctATGGATGTGGGGATTGTGGGAAAACTTTCCAGGATCGACACTGCCTTACCATCCATCAAAGaatccacactggagagaaaccttataaaTGTGCTGAGTGTGGTAGGGCTTTCAGTGGGAAATCAAACTTGACCAATCATCAAAGaatccacactggagagaaaccttacaaaTGTGAGGTGTGTGGAAAGGCCTTTCATCATAGTTCAGTCCTGAGACAGCACAAAAGAATCCACACTGGCGAGAAGCCATATACCTGCAGTGAGTGTGGCATATCTTTCCGTCAGCGCtctgctctgattggacaccaGCGAGTTCACACTGGggagaaaccttatgaatgtgAGGAGTGTGGAAAAGTTTTCAGGGTGAGCTCAAATCTTACTGGACATAAGAAACGAAAACATAGAGTGTGGAAAACCCCTAAACTTGATGAGAGCAGGAAATCTCTCTTTCCAGCAACGGGTTCTCAGACCTTTTTATTAGTCAATATTTTGAGCTCCAATACCTGCAAGTAG
- the LOC125136557 gene encoding zinc finger protein 311-like, which produces MIEDWKRKLSKKMQQVMVSDESPGPLSQLLCIPDNKLLQERAPVSPQYPAFAKDGSQGTLPGANITLMSQAQESLTFEDVAVNFSFGEWQCLTHIQKCLYKDVMLENYRNMVSLGFPFPKPSLISHLEQETEPCVQDPQDREFLSCSHPGSSLMWSPEPSTIAYSILSSCEYQLTRHGLRIRRQVQNRRFLKLENSAG; this is translated from the exons ATGATAGAAGACTGGAAAAGAAAGCTGAGTAAAAAGATGCAGCAG GTCATGGTATCAGATGAGAGTCCTGGACCACTAAGCCAGCTGCTTTGTATCCCTGATAACAAGCTCCTGCAGGAAAGAG ctCCAGTGTCTCCTCAGTATCCTGCCTTTGCCAAAGATGGAAGCCAAGGAACCCTGCCGGGAGCAAATATCACACTGATGAGCCAGGCCCAA GAGTCCCTGACATTTGAGGACGTGGCTGTGAACTTCAGCTTTGGGGAATGGCAGTGTCTGACCCACATTCAGAAGTGCCTCTATAAAGACGTGATGTTGGAAAATTACAGGAACATGGTATCACTTG GATTTCCATTTCCTAAACCTTCTTTGATCTCCCATCTGGAGCAAGAGACAGAGCCCTGTGTCCAGGATCCacaggacagggagttcctgagCTGCTCTCACCCAG GCTCTTCCCTGATGTGGAGTCCTGAGCCTTCTACCATTGCTTATTCTATTCTCTCTTCTTGTGAA taTCAGCTGACAAGACATGGCCTGAGAATAAGAAGGCAAGTTCAGAACAGGAGGTTTCTGAAACTAGAGAACTCTGCTGGATGA